From Lolium perenne isolate Kyuss_39 chromosome 5, Kyuss_2.0, whole genome shotgun sequence, a single genomic window includes:
- the LOC127304611 gene encoding putative F-box protein At2g02030, whose protein sequence is MLIRPQHRSRGRRRPASFSPFSVPRYAQIARMAPRGKKIKKARREEIATATLPDDVMEDIFTRLPAKSVLRCRCLSRHWAASLSSDDFADRHLHRRRGAVVPRKLLFFSQNSRARDNNTSVHGCSLHSPDDDDGAPPLMAGLPRGLRNSGVGQCNGLFILRNGITWMYYVWNPSTGQMTALPRGRSTMGRPWPSDHHSADNCCESLGLGYDARSKKHKVVRVCHRAAVCEVYELDSPTGFWRPPAAAMALQPCRAHYPSVFAQGHLHWKARKPHEHALIVSFCLAEEAFGVLSPPPGAGRFVLSEIDGRLCLSTSAGEVRRQKRYDIWLLRDHEAGGAWDLLCRVDVSPKCLRPLPREKGFVEGGVMPLAFTDGGRRVLLRPGLHSDPRRLCAYTPATGEMEELPLGGASVTHYGESVTQAMLLLPYEETVVSPGTPYERLVFSSASAQALRLALRRLPALDLRRLKLVCRSWRAMVESDRFLKLHDEVDHAGTGLDMECYMRRLEEAEIFVLCP, encoded by the coding sequence ATGTTAATTAGGCCACAACATCGATCTCGTGGCCGCCGCCGGCCGGCGTCCTTCTCCCCCTTTTCCGTACCACGATATGCCCAGATTGCACGCATGGCTCCCCGCGGCAAGAAGATCAAGAAGGCGAGGAGGGAGGAGATAGCAACAGCAACGCTTCCCGACGATGTCATGGAGGACATATTCACACGACTGCCGGCAAAGTCGGTGCTTCGGTGCCGCTGCCTCTCCCGCCACTGGGCCGCCTCTCTCTCCTCGGACGACTTCGCTGaccgccacctccaccgccgccgcggcgCCGTCGTCCCCAGaaagctcctcttcttctcccAAAACTCCAGAGCTCGGGACAACAACACCTCGGTGCACGGTTGCTCGCTCCACAGCCCCGACGACGACGATGGCGCGCCGCCGCTCATGGCCGGCCTGCCACGTGGCCTTCGTAACAGCGGCGTAGGCCAGTGCAACGGGCTCTTCATCCTGAGGAACGGCATCACGTGGATGTACTACGTATGGAACCCGTCCACCGGCCAGATGACGGCGCTCCCGAGGGGGCGTAGCACGATGGGCCGGCCGTGGCCATCCGACCATCACTCGGCCGACAACTGCTGCGAGAGCCTTGGGCTTGGCTACGACGCGCGCAGCAAGAAGCACAAGGTGGTGCGCGTCTGCCACCGTGCCGCCGTCTGCGAGGTCTACGAGCTGGACTCCCCGACGGGGTTCTGGCGGCCGCCGGCGGCCGCCATGGCGTTGCAGCCGTGCCGGGCTCACTACCCGAGCGTGTTCGCGCAGGGCCACCTGCACTGGAAGGCGCGGAAGCCGCACGAGCACGCGCTCATCGTCTCCTTCTGCCTCGCCGAAGAGGCTTTCGGGGTTCTTTCACCGCCGCCCGGGGCCGGCCGTTTCGTGCTGTCGGAAATCGACGGACGCCTGTGCCTCTCGACCTCGGCCGGCGAAGTTCGCCGTCAAAAGCGGTATGACATTTGGCTTCTGCGCGACCACGAGGCCGGAGGCGCGTGGGATCTACTCTGCCGCGTCGACGTTTCACCGAAGTGTCTGAGGCCGTTACCACGAGAAAAAGGGTTCGTGGAAGGCGGCGTCATGCCGCTCGCCTTCACGGACGGCGGCCGCCGCGTCCTGCTGAGGCCGGGCCTCCACTCCGACCCCAGGAGGCTATGCGCGTACACGCCGGCGACCGGCGAGATGGAGGAGCTCCCGCTCGGCGGAGCCTCGGTCACGCACTACGGCGAGTCCGTGACGCAGGCCATGCTGCTGCTGCCGTACGAGGAGACTGTCGTCTCCCCGGGGACACCATACGAACGCCTCGTCTTTTCGTCGGCGTCGGCGCAGGCACTCCGCTTAGCCCTGCGTCGACTGCCGGCGCTCGACCTCAGGCGGCTGAAGCTCGTCTGCCGGAGTTGGCGTGCGATGGTCGAGAGCGACCGTTTCTTGAAGCTGCACGACGAAGTTGACCACGCTGGAACGGGACTCGACATGGAGTGCTACATGCGGCGTCTCGAAGAGGCCGAGATATTTGTACTCTGTCCATGA
- the LOC127299097 gene encoding receptor kinase-like protein Xa21, translated as MNIKKTWQLLMLHLLTHILLFLTSSSQPTNNETSNNGDLSVLLSFKSFIASDPTQALSSWYWDRAGNGTSKKVPDFCKWMGVTCSDRRHPGRVSAIRLQGLGLVGTICPQLGNLTRLRVLNLSANILEGEIPANIGHCAALHAVDLRENHLSGSMPASLGLLSKLSFLNINHNNLTGDIPMSFSNLTSLTNLSLWNNHLHGQLPSWLGNLTSLTHLELSQNGFTGHIPPDLGKMANLVRFDVMGNKLEGLFPLSMFNISSITDFNIGLNQLSGSLPLDIGFKLPKLNVFATFLNQFEGPIPASLSNASALTYLLLGGNRYHGPIPRDIGVHGHLKLFSLGNNVLQTKEPRDWDFLTSLTNCSNLRILDLEQNNLEGFMPVSIVNFSTELNWIKLGRNKIAGTIPAGLGKFQNLTTLALQHSLFAGTLPLDIGQIPSLQYLDLSHSRFDGHIPQSLGNITQLSSLLLSNNFLDGKIPPSLGNLTKLTSLDLSGNSLKGKIPQEILSIPSLTVLVNLSNNALSGSIPTQIGNLKSIGIIDLSKNKLSGEIPDALSSCVQLNLLYLQRNILQGQIPKGLSDLRGLVKLDLSDNNLSGPIPEFLEDLEFLTFLNLSTNNLYGHVPNTGIFCNASALSLTGNSMLCGGPPFLQLPSCPSIGSHQASQHRRYVILFCTLGTLIFFMCSVTACYLVKTRTKPNNVDQEVGFHNEKHERISYAEIHAATESFSPANLIGSGSFGDVYTGTLYLDESLSTVAIKVLNLGKRGANRSFLRECEALRKIRHRNLVKVITVCSSSDRNGDEFKALVLEYICNGNLDEWLHPNTTTNSMTFRRLVLMERLCIALDVAEALEYLHHQIEPSIVHCDIKPCNILLDDDIVARVTDFGLAKIMHTEECKPSGGGTESSSLAIKGTIGYVAPEYGSGSEVSTDGDVYSYGVLLLEIFTGRRPTDSFTDGATSLISYVKMAYPNNLLEILDVSATYSGNTQHIIDIFLYPMFKLGLACCEDSPRHRMKMNDVVKELNAIKKACSARMPVHGFQATA; from the exons ATGAACATCAAGAAGACATGgcagctcttgatgctccatctgCTCACTCATATCCTCCTTTTTCTCACATCCAGCTCTCAACCTACCAACAACGAAACTTCCAACAATGGCGATCTATCGGTGCTCCTGTCATTCAAATCCTTCATAGCCAGTGACCCGACACAGGCATTGTCCTCTTGGTATTGGGACCGTGCTGGCAATGGTACCAGCAAAAAGGTGCCTGATTTCTGCAAATGGATGGGTGTAACCTGCAGCGACCGCCGGCACCCTGGCCGTGTCAGTGCCATACGCCTGCAGGGCTTGGGCCTGGTCGGCACCATCTGCCCTCAGCTCGGTAACCTGACCCGCCTTCGTGTCCTCAATCTTTCAGCCAACATCCTGGAAGGTGAGATCCCAGCCAACATTGGCCACTGTGCAGCACTTCACGCTGTGGACCTAAGGGAGAACCACCTCTCTGGCTCCATGCCTGCTTCTCTGGGTCTTCTATCGAAGCTCTCATTTCTCAACATCAACCATAACAATCTGACTGGTGATATTCCTATGTCATTCTCCAATCTCACATCCCTCACAAACCTTAGCCTGTGGAACAATCACTTACATGGCCAACTTCCAAGCTGGCTGGGCAACTTGACATCATTGACACACTTGGAATTAAGCCAGAATGGCTTCACTGGCCATATCCCTCCAGATCTAGGTAAGATGGCTAATCTTGTTAGGTTTGATGTCATGGGTAACAAACTGGAAGGCTTATTTCCTCTATCCATGTTCAATATTTCTTCCATCACAGACTTCAACATTGGCTTGAACCAGCTGTCAGGGTCTCTGCCACTTGATATTGGTTTTAAGCTTCCCAAGCTAAATGTTTTCGCCACATTTCTGAACCAATTCGAAGGGCCAATACCAGCATCCTTGTCAAATGCATCTGCACTTACATATCTGCTTCTTGGCGGAAATCGGTATCATGGTCCGATTCCACGGGATATTGGCGTCCATGGTCATCTGAAGTTATTTTCGTTAGGAAACAATGTGCTTCAAACCAAAGAACCTAGGGATTGGGATTTCCTCACATCCTTAACCAACTGTAGCAACTTGAGAATACTAGACCTTGAACAAAACAACCTTGAAGGTTTTATGCCTGTTAGTATTGTCAACTTCTCTACAGAGCTTAACTGGATTAAACTAGGTAGGAACAAGATAGCTGGGACCATACCTGCGGGTTTAGGCAAGTTCCAAAACCTTACAACGCTCGCTCTGCAGCATAGCCTCTTCGCAGGCACCTTGCCTCTGGATATTGGCCAAATTCCCAGCCTCCAGTATCTTGACCTATCACATAGTAGATTTGATGGACATATTCCACAATCATTAGGCAATATCACGCAGCTGAGCAGCCTTCTTCTATCTAACAACTTTCTGGATGGCAAAATCCCGCCAAGCCTTGGTAATCTGACAAAACTTACATCTTTGGATCTTTCTGGTAACTCCTTAAAGGGGAAAATCCCACAGGAGATACTTAGTATTCCCTCTTTGACTGTACTTGTCAACCTCTCCAACAATGCTCTAAGTGGCTCCATTCCAACACAGATAGGGAATTTAAAAAGCATCGGCATAATCGACCTATCAAAGAACAAGCTGTCTGGTGAAATCCCAGACGCTCTCAGCAGTTGTGTCCAACTGAATCTCCTATACTTGCAAAGAAACATTTTGCAAGGACAGATCCCAAAAGGTTTATCTGATTTGAGAGGCCTCGTGAAGTTGGATCTTTCTgataacaacttatcaggtcccaTACCTGAGTTCCTCGAGGACCTCGAATTTCTAACTTTCCTGAACCTCTCCACCAACAACCTATATGGTCATGTGCCTAACACGGGCATCTTCTGCAATGCCAGTGCATTATCGCTCACAGGCAATAGCATGCTATGTGGAGGTCCTCCGTTCTTACAACTCCCTTCATGTCCATCTATAGGTTCGCACCAGGCTTCACAGCATCGACGTTATGTCATACTCTTTTGCACACTTGGAACTTTGATCTTCTTCATGTGCTCTGTAACTGCATGCTACCTAGTGAAGACAAGAACCAAAccaaataatgttgatcaagaagtCGGATTTCACAATGAGAAGCATGAGAGGATATCCTATGCTGAGATACATGCAGCAACAGAGTCATTCTCACCGGCAAATTTGATAGGTTCTGGAAGTTTTGGCGATGTGTATACTGGAACTCTATATCTTGATGAGAGTTTATCTACTGTAGCAATCAAAGTTCTCAATCTTGGAAAACGAGGAGCTAACAGAAGCTTCTTGAGGGAGTGTGAAGCCCTAAGGAAGATTCGGCACCGGAATCTTGTCAAGGTGATCACTGTTTGTAGCAGTTCTGACCGTAATGGTGATGAGTTCAAGGCACTTGTCCTGGAATATATCTGCAATGGGAATTTAGACGAGTGGCTGCATCCAAACACAACGACTAACAGCATGACCTTTAGAAGACTTGTCTTGATGGAAAGGCTATGCATTGCTCTTGATGTTGCAGAGGCATTGGAATATCTTCACCATCAAATTGAGCCATCCATAGTTCACTGTGATATCAAACCATGCAACATCCTTCTAGATGATGACATTGTTGCGCGCGTTACCGACTTTGGTCTAGCAAAGATAATGCATACTGAAGAATGCAAGCCCAGTGGTGGTGGAACTGAAAGCAGCTCACTTGCGATTAAAGGCACAATTGGATATGTCGCGCCAG AGTATGGATCAGGATCTGAAGTCTCTACAGATGGTGACGTGTATAGCTACGGTGTGTTGCTATTGGAAATATTTACTGGAAGAAGGCCAACTGACAGTTTCACAGATGGTGCGACAAGTCTCATCAGCTACGTCAAGATGGCGTACCCTAACAATCTACTGGAAATACTTGATGTTAGTGCAACCTACAGCGGAAACACGCAGCATATCATAGATATATTTTTATATCCCATGTTTAAGCTTGGTCTAGCTTGCTGCGAGGATTCCCCAAGGCACAGAATGAAGATGAACGATGTAGTGAAGGAACTGAATGCCATAAAGAAGGCATGCTCCGCTCGTATGCCTGTTCATGGATTTCAAGCAACCGCCTGA